One window of Mangrovibacterium diazotrophicum genomic DNA carries:
- a CDS encoding McrC family protein encodes MDVDKGFSQGHLEALQRYYGEKGTNYYGLIHKGVKFSQYVGVIQVGSLTIEVLPKTDGENQNYWRSLLIGMLRSVGSIKVDNAGSSQLKIRSNSILDLYFELYVSELEALIHRGLIKQYRRIEENTTALKGKLQFGRQLKHNLIHKERFFVNHQSYDGNHVFNQILYAALKLTGAVCNSPLLTSRIGALLLAFPEVDSIKVTEATFNRLCLDRKSEPYRESLNIARMLLLNYHPDISTGAHNVLALMFDMNVLWERFILASLRRYANDGNSVLGKIRKSFWKPENGSKASIEPDIVMEKDGQTLVLDTKWKVIKNNRPSDDDLKQMYVYANYYQSLHTALVYPATGNSSIKGNFYHEIDGTQGKPCSVIRIALPPEPVSIKKWQQEISEILVGV; translated from the coding sequence TACTATGGACTGATACACAAAGGGGTTAAATTCAGTCAATACGTTGGTGTAATTCAAGTGGGGAGTCTGACCATTGAAGTTCTTCCCAAGACAGATGGTGAAAATCAGAATTACTGGCGGTCTCTATTAATCGGGATGCTGAGATCAGTTGGGAGCATAAAGGTGGACAATGCTGGATCTTCCCAACTAAAGATCAGGTCAAACTCAATTTTGGATCTCTATTTTGAGTTGTATGTAAGTGAATTGGAAGCATTAATTCACAGAGGGTTAATTAAGCAATACCGAAGAATTGAAGAGAATACAACGGCTTTAAAAGGGAAGCTGCAATTTGGCAGGCAACTGAAACATAACCTTATCCATAAAGAAAGGTTTTTTGTGAACCACCAGTCTTACGATGGCAATCATGTCTTCAATCAGATCCTATATGCTGCATTGAAATTAACAGGGGCAGTATGTAATTCACCATTGCTGACTAGTCGTATTGGGGCGCTCCTACTCGCTTTTCCCGAAGTTGACAGTATTAAGGTCACTGAAGCTACTTTTAACAGGCTGTGCCTCGACCGGAAATCAGAGCCATATCGAGAATCTCTCAATATTGCCCGAATGCTGCTACTAAACTATCATCCAGATATCAGTACTGGTGCTCATAACGTGTTGGCCTTAATGTTTGACATGAATGTCCTCTGGGAACGATTTATTTTAGCTAGTTTAAGACGTTATGCCAACGACGGCAATTCTGTGTTGGGAAAAATTAGAAAGTCGTTCTGGAAGCCGGAAAATGGCTCTAAAGCTAGCATAGAACCAGATATCGTAATGGAAAAAGATGGACAGACTTTGGTTTTGGATACAAAATGGAAAGTAATTAAAAACAATCGTCCGTCAGATGATGATTTAAAACAGATGTATGTTTACGCGAACTATTATCAGTCCCTTCATACCGCACTCGTTTATCCTGCGACCGGTAACAGTTCGATCAAAGGAAATTTCTACCATGAAATAGATGGAACACAAGGCAAGCCTTGTTCTGTAATCCGTATCGCCTTGCCTCCTGAGCCAGTTAGTATTAAAAAGTGGCAACAGGAGATTAGTGAGATTTTGGTAGGCGTTTAA
- a CDS encoding cold-shock protein, whose protein sequence is METKVQLGTVVFWRHTFGFIAIEDLSLAYFFHRSSLRDPNQHVELLDQFEFEIAETDTGKFKGKARAINLRFVEKGRVDDPRFDRYVGTLKSWNKGIGHITTEQLIETSEVYVNTSRILGERPHLSQGELLVFCPVQSAKSPSNILALFAYPVDSENDLSFLKQQYFETRIPELGNYLLKQSELTDIDLQIIELFSIERIEGRNIEGYAKLKEDLKRIKAQFGYLPPYKDLLIFADEGFLLQLFIEGIIPDFRYEDVLHYFLNTTSIQKKEILFRLNQDDQQQIIKEYLNWIKIYVDLNSIGNEIKCYLDITHRDKNLKDEAAYQGLAEILLTTLPVSEVKKLWIKKYIELPQKFIKDNFDLSNPYEIITLLDSEDESQKQIAIRLLNEQILEVTEGEILKNYTYYVGWLKFIQIHNSRLFHKEFTEALNALPIQDKYCLWIFDILPSIDYTAIPPFVFEQCDYYLRLRSATKDQYFSFLTNHIEQNELNDFIQQYAWNELVQPCFPKSDTTYSLLVDICDWQKKYQNNTIEIDPLAECVYHSIPKFTVQHVRLWLYDFVSPEYLDYYGFREAFKKLNNPEKVEFRNKANWHSKLELDEEAKLTVEPCTNFTETEDGEIIYKARLNNIYFTNGYLALRLEDRSYTQRFYAPEVSTGLNSISEFSNLIDREITILVREKQIQKVDDNLYIILSEVFRNYLLKALATPIAKNKKSKRSYAYAENMELRKQVLNYLKIIQTPDKKTVILDEPHAYYRRLDESVEFPDVEKVALYSIKTSDGYAIIWENIDYSFDRASFVFKTTDESYGNLVEKLTLAITRLGQLRSTLRKLDPDINELHEFKNSLGYVGTVLKKRGQNDAFESWKNNLTETINRKIPPQTDRLFDEIWRELNIDSTKSVRHTNPLPDKKGIKTVDTGEDNSSTKEETIVTERNDQPPGQTSSFSNQSPYKEREAVLSALNEINNLFENLLKMKE, encoded by the coding sequence ATGGAAACAAAGGTCCAATTGGGGACAGTCGTTTTTTGGCGACATACATTTGGATTCATTGCGATTGAGGATTTATCTCTCGCTTATTTTTTTCATCGCTCCTCTCTGCGCGATCCTAACCAACATGTAGAATTGCTCGATCAATTCGAGTTCGAAATAGCTGAAACAGACACTGGCAAGTTTAAAGGGAAAGCGAGAGCTATCAATCTGCGATTTGTAGAGAAGGGGCGAGTCGACGATCCTCGCTTTGACCGATATGTTGGAACCTTGAAATCATGGAATAAAGGTATTGGGCATATCACCACAGAACAGCTGATTGAAACTAGTGAAGTGTACGTTAACACATCTCGAATCCTCGGAGAGCGTCCTCATCTTTCTCAGGGCGAATTGCTTGTTTTCTGCCCTGTCCAATCTGCTAAATCCCCATCAAATATACTAGCATTGTTTGCATACCCAGTCGATTCCGAGAATGACTTGTCCTTTTTAAAACAACAATATTTTGAGACAAGGATTCCTGAATTAGGAAATTATTTATTGAAACAATCAGAGCTAACAGACATTGATCTACAAATAATTGAACTTTTCAGCATAGAACGGATAGAGGGGCGGAACATCGAGGGTTATGCAAAACTGAAAGAGGATCTAAAGCGTATTAAAGCGCAGTTTGGATACTTACCGCCATATAAAGATCTTTTAATTTTTGCAGATGAAGGCTTTTTATTGCAGCTCTTCATTGAAGGTATTATTCCTGACTTCCGATACGAAGATGTCTTACATTATTTTCTAAACACAACGTCTATTCAAAAGAAAGAGATACTGTTTCGATTAAATCAGGATGACCAACAACAGATTATCAAAGAATATTTAAACTGGATTAAAATCTATGTTGATCTAAATTCAATAGGAAACGAAATTAAGTGTTACCTCGATATTACACATCGTGATAAAAACCTAAAGGATGAAGCCGCATACCAAGGTCTTGCAGAGATCTTGCTTACAACTTTACCTGTAAGCGAGGTAAAAAAACTGTGGATCAAGAAATATATCGAATTACCACAAAAGTTTATCAAAGACAATTTTGATTTAAGCAATCCATATGAAATAATTACATTGTTAGACTCTGAAGACGAGTCGCAAAAACAAATAGCAATCCGTTTGCTTAACGAACAAATACTTGAGGTTACCGAGGGTGAAATTCTAAAAAACTATACTTACTACGTCGGCTGGTTAAAATTCATTCAAATCCACAATTCCAGACTATTCCACAAAGAGTTTACAGAAGCATTGAACGCGTTACCTATCCAGGATAAATATTGTCTGTGGATATTCGATATTTTGCCTTCAATCGACTATACCGCAATACCGCCCTTCGTCTTCGAGCAGTGTGACTACTATTTACGACTTAGGTCGGCAACCAAAGATCAATACTTTTCTTTCCTAACGAACCATATTGAACAAAATGAGCTGAACGACTTTATTCAACAATACGCTTGGAATGAGTTGGTTCAACCCTGCTTCCCCAAAAGTGATACTACGTATTCGCTCTTAGTCGACATATGCGACTGGCAAAAGAAGTACCAGAATAATACGATTGAAATAGATCCATTAGCAGAGTGTGTTTATCACTCAATTCCAAAGTTTACTGTTCAACACGTTCGTTTGTGGCTTTATGATTTTGTAAGCCCGGAGTATCTGGACTATTACGGCTTTCGAGAAGCCTTTAAAAAGTTAAACAATCCAGAAAAAGTCGAGTTCCGAAATAAAGCTAATTGGCACTCAAAACTTGAATTAGATGAAGAAGCAAAACTAACTGTTGAGCCTTGTACTAATTTCACAGAAACCGAAGATGGTGAGATAATTTACAAGGCTCGGCTAAATAACATTTATTTTACAAACGGATATTTAGCACTCCGGCTTGAAGATCGTAGCTACACCCAACGTTTTTATGCACCAGAGGTAAGCACAGGTCTGAACTCAATAAGTGAATTTAGCAATTTAATTGATCGGGAAATAACAATCCTAGTACGTGAAAAACAGATCCAAAAAGTCGATGATAACCTCTACATAATTCTTTCCGAAGTTTTTCGGAATTATTTGCTAAAGGCGTTAGCTACTCCTATCGCAAAAAACAAAAAATCCAAGCGAAGCTATGCCTATGCAGAAAACATGGAACTTCGGAAACAAGTTTTGAATTACCTAAAAATAATCCAGACGCCAGATAAAAAAACAGTCATATTGGACGAGCCACATGCTTACTATCGACGACTCGACGAATCAGTTGAATTCCCCGACGTAGAAAAAGTTGCTCTTTATTCAATCAAAACCTCAGACGGATATGCAATTATCTGGGAAAACATAGATTACAGCTTCGACCGAGCAAGCTTTGTTTTTAAAACCACAGATGAAAGCTATGGAAATCTTGTTGAAAAACTCACACTTGCTATTACCCGTTTGGGGCAACTACGCTCAACCTTGCGAAAACTAGATCCCGATATTAACGAACTACATGAGTTTAAAAACAGCTTAGGTTATGTCGGTACAGTTCTAAAAAAGAGGGGGCAAAACGATGCTTTTGAATCATGGAAAAACAATCTTACTGAGACTATCAATCGAAAAATACCTCCACAAACAGATCGTCTGTTTGACGAAATTTGGAGAGAACTTAATATAGATTCAACCAAATCAGTAAGGCATACTAATCCTCTTCCTGATAAAAAAGGGATAAAGACTGTCGATACAGGAGAAGATAATTCGTCAACTAAAGAAGAAACAATTGTGACGGAGAGAAACGATCAGCCCCCAGGTCAAACATCTAGTTTCTCAAACCAATCTCCATATAAGGAAAGGGAAGCAGTTTTATCAGCCTTAAACGAAATTAACAACCTATTTGAAAACCTACTAAAAATGAAAGAATGA
- a CDS encoding MFS transporter, with protein MSKMVRNNLINLYLIKFAKWFNLVMPVVVLFYQDNGLSMQQIFLLKSIYSIAMVLMEIPSGYLADVWGRKKTLILGGFLGAAGMAVYSFSYGFWAFAAAEIILGVGYSFISGSDSALLYDTLKAAERDKEYIKQEGWITSAGNFAEAIAGVCGGLLATMSLRLPFYVQFGIASVAIPAALLLKEPRLQSIELNKSFKSTLNTVKETFQHPLLRSALLVSSFAGTASLTFAWFVQPYFKEAQLPVSLFGIMWTLLNLSVGVSSMFSYKIENKLGQRNSLLVIILGFAIGFFLAAWEVSLIGIGLLFFFYLVRGIAHPILKDYINRYTDSEVRASILSIRNFVIRINFAIIGPALGYLTDQFSLSLALIATGTGFLVSALLSMGPLWKANIQRSN; from the coding sequence ATGAGCAAAATGGTCCGCAACAATTTAATCAACCTCTACCTTATTAAGTTTGCCAAATGGTTCAATTTGGTCATGCCCGTGGTGGTCTTGTTCTACCAGGACAATGGCCTGAGCATGCAGCAAATTTTCCTACTGAAATCCATCTACTCCATCGCGATGGTGTTGATGGAAATTCCGTCGGGTTACCTGGCAGATGTGTGGGGACGTAAGAAAACCCTGATCCTGGGTGGCTTTCTGGGAGCTGCCGGGATGGCGGTATATAGTTTTTCCTATGGATTCTGGGCTTTTGCCGCCGCCGAAATCATTTTGGGTGTTGGCTACAGCTTTATTTCCGGCTCCGACTCTGCCCTACTCTACGATACGCTGAAAGCCGCCGAGCGCGACAAGGAATACATCAAACAGGAAGGGTGGATTACCTCTGCCGGGAACTTTGCAGAAGCGATTGCTGGCGTTTGCGGCGGATTGCTGGCAACCATGAGTTTGCGACTGCCGTTTTATGTCCAATTTGGGATCGCATCGGTGGCCATACCTGCAGCCCTCTTATTGAAAGAACCGAGGTTACAATCCATCGAATTAAACAAAAGCTTCAAATCGACACTGAATACCGTTAAGGAAACCTTTCAGCATCCCTTGTTGAGATCGGCTTTGCTAGTGTCTTCCTTTGCGGGAACGGCCTCGCTTACCTTTGCCTGGTTTGTTCAGCCTTATTTTAAAGAAGCCCAGTTGCCCGTTTCCCTATTCGGGATTATGTGGACTTTGCTGAACCTGTCGGTCGGCGTTTCTTCCATGTTTTCCTACAAAATTGAAAACAAGCTGGGCCAACGAAACTCTTTACTGGTAATCATACTGGGATTTGCCATCGGCTTTTTCCTGGCGGCCTGGGAGGTCAGCCTGATTGGTATCGGCCTGCTGTTCTTTTTCTACCTCGTACGCGGGATTGCCCATCCAATTCTGAAAGATTACATCAACCGCTACACCGATTCCGAAGTTCGGGCAAGCATCCTGTCAATTCGGAATTTCGTGATTCGAATCAACTTTGCCATTATTGGACCGGCTTTGGGCTATTTAACCGACCAGTTCAGCCTGTCACTGGCGCTGATTGCCACAGGTACCGGATTCTTGGTATCAGCCTTGTTGAGTATGGGGCCGCTTTGGAAAGCGAATATTCAAAGATCCAACTGA
- a CDS encoding MBL fold metallo-hydrolase gives MHIEFLGTGTSQGVPVVACDCPVCQSQNPKDNRLRSALYIEIDGLKLVIDAGPDFRQQMLRIRQRTLDAILLTHEHVDHVFGLDDIRAFNWVQGHPTDIYAEERVQDTIKRVFDYVFKPNRYPGIPQMNLHLLENKAFNIKSTDILPIRGFHHRLPVFGFRFGNFAYLTDVNRVEEEEKEKLRNLDVLVVGALRIEKHISHFNLEEALQLIDEVKPKTAYLTHISHLMGLHDEVEKILPENVHLSYDGLQLDL, from the coding sequence ATGCATATTGAATTTCTGGGAACGGGAACCTCGCAGGGAGTGCCGGTTGTTGCCTGTGATTGCCCGGTTTGCCAGTCGCAAAATCCGAAAGACAACCGGTTGCGCTCGGCTTTATACATTGAAATTGATGGTTTGAAACTGGTGATTGATGCCGGGCCCGATTTTCGCCAGCAAATGTTGCGCATCAGGCAGCGGACTTTGGATGCGATCCTCCTGACACACGAACACGTTGACCATGTATTTGGGCTGGATGATATTCGCGCGTTCAATTGGGTGCAGGGACACCCGACGGATATTTATGCCGAGGAGAGGGTGCAGGACACCATCAAACGGGTGTTCGACTACGTTTTTAAGCCGAACCGCTACCCGGGAATTCCGCAAATGAATCTTCACTTACTCGAAAATAAAGCATTCAATATCAAGTCGACGGATATTTTGCCGATCCGTGGTTTTCACCATCGCCTGCCGGTATTTGGATTTCGCTTTGGCAATTTCGCTTACCTAACCGATGTGAACCGGGTCGAGGAAGAAGAAAAGGAGAAACTCAGGAACCTGGATGTTTTGGTCGTTGGTGCTTTGCGTATCGAGAAGCACATTTCGCACTTCAACCTGGAAGAAGCATTGCAGTTGATCGACGAAGTGAAGCCGAAAACAGCTTATCTGACGCACATTTCGCACCTGATGGGCTTGCACGATGAGGTTGAAAAAATCCTGCCCGAGAACGTCCACCTCTCATACGACGGGCTTCAGTTGGATCTTTGA
- a CDS encoding SAM-dependent methyltransferase — MKKIISMANLYLIPITLGESELESVIPATHREIILSISHFIVENVRTARRFLKKVDREIDIDSLHFYELNKHTDKKQLHSYLDPLKQDLHIGIMSEAGCPGVADPGADVVRIAHEKNVKVVPLVGPSSILLAMMGSGMNGQNFAFNGYLPIQKNEKAQQIKLLEKRIYTENQSQLFIEAPYRNLQLLDDLLQNCQPHTKLCIACDLTLETEFIKTQSIEAWKKSKPDIQKRPAIFVLGQ; from the coding sequence TTGAAGAAAATTATTTCAATGGCCAATTTGTACCTCATCCCGATCACTCTCGGAGAAAGCGAACTTGAGTCGGTGATCCCCGCTACGCACCGCGAAATTATTCTTTCGATTTCACATTTTATTGTTGAAAATGTGCGCACAGCACGTCGTTTTCTGAAGAAGGTTGACCGGGAAATTGACATTGATAGCCTTCATTTTTACGAGCTCAATAAACACACCGACAAGAAACAACTGCACAGTTACCTTGATCCATTGAAACAAGATCTTCACATTGGAATTATGTCCGAAGCTGGTTGCCCCGGAGTAGCTGATCCGGGAGCGGATGTTGTGCGTATTGCCCACGAGAAAAACGTCAAAGTTGTGCCATTGGTAGGCCCGTCCTCCATCCTTTTAGCCATGATGGGCTCGGGCATGAACGGCCAAAACTTTGCCTTCAACGGCTACCTGCCGATTCAAAAAAACGAGAAGGCACAACAGATCAAGTTGCTCGAAAAACGAATCTACACCGAAAACCAAAGCCAGTTGTTTATTGAAGCGCCCTACCGTAACCTGCAATTGCTGGACGATCTGCTGCAAAATTGCCAGCCGCACACCAAGCTTTGCATCGCCTGCGACCTGACCTTGGAGACCGAATTCATCAAGACACAATCGATCGAAGCCTGGAAAAAATCGAAACCGGATATCCAGAAACGACCAGCGATCTTTGTATTGGGCCAATAA
- a CDS encoding radical SAM protein, with protein sequence MKKNRDYTFHEATTSLCSDCMQRIPAKIVLKDGHVFLKKSCPQHGIHFELLEEDADYHLAKRRYDKPGTFTTAQTSIRKGCPYDCGLCPDHDQHTCIGLIEVTNQCNLNCPVCFANSGKEEFLTLEQIDQILDKYIALENGDAEILQISGGEPTVHPQILEIIQLALSKKIRFVMLNTNGVRIASDKEFARQLSQFKERFEVYLQFDGFKESTHRHFRGKDLRAVKQKAIDNLLEEGVPVTLVSTVENGINDDELGPIVEFGMNRKGIRGVSFQPVSYFGRIDSTANIKRSTLSGIIKQLESQLSSVFKPGDIIPLPCNVERVAISYLIKDKKGRFTPLPRTIKVDSYLPVIENTFAFDAERFVNEQVRHIQNNLQLCDCFKLVNDIYKYIPRNYKLKSAEDQKNFIDENTFRISITSFLDKHNFDLKSAQKECVHILTPDLKRMPFSTYNLLYRK encoded by the coding sequence ATGAAAAAAAACCGAGACTACACCTTTCACGAGGCTACGACCAGCTTGTGCTCTGACTGCATGCAACGGATTCCGGCGAAAATCGTGCTGAAAGACGGGCACGTTTTTTTGAAGAAATCCTGTCCTCAACACGGCATTCATTTTGAGTTGCTGGAGGAAGATGCCGATTACCACTTGGCGAAAAGACGCTACGACAAACCTGGAACTTTTACCACAGCTCAAACCAGTATCCGGAAAGGTTGCCCCTACGACTGCGGACTCTGCCCGGATCATGATCAACATACCTGTATCGGACTCATCGAAGTTACCAACCAATGCAATCTGAACTGCCCGGTTTGCTTTGCAAATAGCGGCAAAGAGGAATTCCTTACACTGGAGCAGATTGACCAGATCCTGGATAAATACATTGCGTTGGAAAACGGCGATGCAGAGATCCTGCAAATCAGTGGTGGCGAGCCGACTGTTCATCCTCAAATTCTCGAGATTATTCAGCTGGCACTGTCCAAAAAAATCCGTTTTGTGATGCTGAATACCAACGGGGTGAGAATAGCGTCGGATAAGGAATTTGCACGGCAGTTGAGCCAGTTCAAAGAGCGCTTTGAGGTTTACCTGCAGTTCGATGGTTTCAAGGAATCGACTCACCGGCATTTCCGCGGAAAGGACCTTCGCGCGGTTAAGCAGAAAGCCATTGATAATTTACTGGAAGAAGGCGTCCCGGTCACTTTGGTTTCAACCGTTGAAAATGGAATTAATGACGACGAGTTGGGACCGATTGTTGAATTTGGCATGAATCGAAAAGGAATTCGTGGCGTCAGTTTCCAGCCTGTAAGCTATTTCGGACGGATTGATTCAACAGCCAACATCAAACGAAGCACACTCTCCGGAATTATCAAACAGCTGGAGTCACAGCTCAGCTCTGTGTTTAAACCCGGAGACATTATTCCGTTGCCCTGCAATGTGGAGCGCGTAGCTATTTCGTATCTCATCAAGGACAAGAAAGGCCGTTTCACACCGCTGCCCCGAACTATAAAAGTTGACAGTTACCTGCCGGTTATCGAAAACACCTTTGCCTTCGATGCCGAGCGTTTTGTCAACGAGCAAGTTCGCCACATCCAGAATAACCTGCAACTGTGCGATTGTTTCAAACTCGTCAACGATATTTACAAATACATTCCCCGAAACTACAAGCTAAAATCGGCCGAAGACCAAAAGAATTTCATCGATGAAAATACCTTTCGGATCAGCATCACCTCGTTCCTGGACAAACACAACTTCGATCTGAAATCAGCGCAAAAGGAATGTGTTCACATCCTGACACCCGATTTAAAGCGAATGCCATTTTCAACCTATAACCTGTTGTACCGAAAATGA
- a CDS encoding methyltransferase family protein — translation MMNQVSDITILICLLALFIAILINFVERNKKVQTEKKSIVETGSMTGFFIFFYLLIRFKIGDLQLPETAALILKPIGLLLVIAGTYINIRSRKTLGANWANQVTLYTDQQVVCSGMYKYIRHPLYSSIIAMFYGACLVYPNYLAFAANTLIFVPFMYYRARQEENLLRKRLPGYEEYRRKTGLFIPKLIKNESNSN, via the coding sequence ATGATGAACCAGGTATCCGATATCACCATCCTGATTTGTCTGTTGGCACTTTTCATCGCCATCCTCATCAATTTCGTGGAGCGAAACAAAAAGGTTCAGACTGAAAAGAAAAGCATTGTTGAAACCGGCTCGATGACGGGCTTTTTCATCTTTTTCTACCTGCTGATCCGCTTTAAAATCGGGGACCTTCAGCTTCCGGAAACAGCTGCACTTATTCTCAAACCCATCGGTTTGCTTCTGGTTATCGCCGGAACCTACATCAATATTCGCAGCCGCAAAACATTGGGTGCGAATTGGGCCAACCAGGTCACCCTTTACACCGATCAACAGGTGGTTTGCTCGGGTATGTATAAATACATCCGCCACCCGCTTTACAGCTCCATCATTGCCATGTTTTACGGAGCCTGCCTGGTGTACCCGAACTACCTGGCATTTGCAGCCAACACCCTCATCTTCGTCCCTTTCATGTACTATCGGGCCAGGCAGGAGGAAAATCTGCTCCGGAAACGTTTGCCCGGTTACGAAGAGTACAGACGAAAAACCGGTTTATTCATTCCTAAACTGATTAAAAATGAAAGCAATTCCAATTAA
- a CDS encoding DUF4395 family protein — protein sequence MKAIPINAFRFCKITVTLLVWLAFAFQSMPLLVIVFLILGLSALLKIQRAPLIVLYSFTIERIIPSRMKEVHETGLRFAHSLGTVLCAICIALTVLFPTVGWWYVLAFAVLKTVSMLGLCPGEAMYSCYAEGSCSIFKK from the coding sequence ATGAAAGCAATTCCAATTAATGCATTTCGCTTTTGCAAAATAACGGTCACCCTGCTGGTTTGGCTGGCCTTTGCCTTCCAATCAATGCCACTACTGGTGATCGTGTTCTTGATCCTCGGATTATCAGCCCTGTTGAAAATTCAGCGGGCACCTCTGATAGTCCTGTATTCATTCACGATCGAAAGAATTATTCCCTCGCGAATGAAAGAAGTACACGAAACAGGCCTTCGCTTTGCGCACAGTTTGGGCACGGTGCTTTGTGCGATTTGCATCGCCTTGACAGTACTCTTTCCAACCGTTGGCTGGTGGTATGTGCTGGCATTTGCTGTTTTAAAAACGGTGTCGATGCTTGGCCTGTGCCCGGGTGAAGCCATGTATTCCTGTTACGCAGAAGGGAGCTGCAGTATTTTCAAAAAATGA
- a CDS encoding prolipoprotein diacylglyceryl transferase codes for MIDNHTFPANWGIFPVIFRIGKLEVSSYSFFVLLGLIVGLSVYFLLARRYKQASENSFYVVVAGVVGGILGAKLPYWIFNYQVIVENYPNIGPILSGRTITGGLIGGTLSVIYIKRRLGITDKKGNLFAPAIAIGVAIGRLGCFARGCCYGEPTTLLCGVNFGDDVLRHPTQLYETVFFIGFFIYSLIRIKSAPPGFLFYALMNSYFILRFFEEFIRYNDQFFWGLSFFQYISIVAVVFINLKQYLEKTQHHGRLLSTKR; via the coding sequence ATGATCGACAATCACACATTCCCGGCAAATTGGGGAATTTTCCCCGTCATCTTTCGAATTGGCAAACTCGAAGTCAGTTCCTACTCCTTCTTTGTGCTGCTTGGGTTGATTGTCGGGCTCTCCGTTTATTTCCTCCTCGCCAGACGCTACAAACAAGCCAGCGAGAACTCATTCTATGTGGTTGTTGCCGGCGTTGTTGGCGGTATTTTGGGAGCCAAACTCCCTTACTGGATTTTCAACTACCAGGTCATCGTGGAAAACTACCCGAATATCGGCCCCATTCTTTCCGGGCGAACCATTACCGGCGGACTGATTGGCGGTACTTTGTCGGTTATCTACATCAAACGCCGGCTGGGAATTACCGATAAAAAAGGCAATCTGTTTGCACCGGCCATTGCTATTGGCGTGGCCATTGGCCGACTCGGATGCTTTGCCCGTGGCTGCTGCTATGGCGAGCCAACCACTTTGCTCTGCGGAGTCAATTTCGGAGATGATGTTCTGCGCCACCCGACTCAACTCTACGAAACGGTATTCTTCATTGGATTCTTCATCTACAGCCTGATCCGGATAAAAAGTGCGCCACCGGGATTTCTGTTTTATGCGCTTATGAACAGCTACTTCATCCTTCGTTTTTTCGAAGAATTTATCCGCTACAACGACCAGTTCTTTTGGGGGCTTTCCTTCTTTCAATACATCTCAATTGTCGCTGTCGTCTTTATCAACCTGAAACAATACCTTGAAAAAACTCAACATCATGGAAGACTATTATCAACAAAAAGGTAG